The Phycisphaerae bacterium genome window below encodes:
- a CDS encoding PTS sugar transporter subunit IIA: protein MPRTVLTIADVASALGLDLRAVERLAEAGDLPGRKVDGTWRFRSAEVAEWAGRHLGSFPRGELRRRPTPGADLLVHLALHEETVAVPLTATTRWSVLSELVGLADRSGQINDARGLLMAVVEREKLQSTALPGGIAIPHCSQVGKHVQEWPVIAAGRVDRGIPFGDPAGHLTDLFFLLCCVNYRQHLLYLGRLSRLLSESALPNRLRAADSAGEFVSNLCDAEKALCAAK, encoded by the coding sequence ATGCCTCGAACCGTGCTCACGATAGCTGATGTCGCCTCGGCGCTTGGACTCGATCTACGTGCAGTGGAGCGACTGGCGGAGGCTGGTGACCTGCCGGGGCGAAAGGTCGACGGCACCTGGAGGTTCCGCTCGGCCGAAGTCGCCGAATGGGCCGGCCGACACCTGGGTTCGTTCCCGAGAGGAGAACTCAGAAGGAGGCCAACACCCGGTGCCGACCTTCTCGTACATCTCGCGTTGCATGAAGAGACTGTGGCCGTTCCCCTGACGGCGACAACACGTTGGTCCGTCTTGAGCGAACTGGTCGGGCTGGCCGATCGAAGTGGTCAAATCAATGACGCGCGAGGACTGTTAATGGCCGTCGTCGAGCGCGAAAAACTGCAATCAACCGCACTACCCGGCGGCATTGCGATTCCGCACTGTTCGCAGGTTGGAAAGCACGTGCAGGAGTGGCCGGTAATCGCGGCTGGTCGGGTTGACCGCGGCATCCCTTTCGGAGACCCGGCCGGACACCTCACCGATTTGTTCTTCCTTCTTTGCTGCGTGAACTATCGTCAACACCTCTTGTACCTTGGACGGCTGAGCCGTCTGTTGTCTGAATCTGCGCTTCCTAACAGGTTGAGGGCTGCTGATTCGGCTGGAGAGTTCGTTAGCAATCTTTGCGACGCGGAAAAGGCGCTCTGCGCGGCCAAGTAG
- a CDS encoding TetR/AcrR family transcriptional regulator has translation MVVGKTKGRGRPVDPDLAARRGSQILDTAAKIFAQRGYAGTDIQVVADAVGVGKGTIYRYFPSKEKLFLAAADRGMRCIRESVDAAIAPVEDPLARIAAAISAYLQFFDERPEFAELVIQERAVFKGRRKPTYFEHREANLARWRQLYVDLIADGRVRDLPVEAITSAISNLAYGTMFTNFFAGRVKPPAEQANEIVDIVLNGLLSDKERRRRATAPEAESP, from the coding sequence ATGGTAGTTGGCAAGACCAAGGGCCGCGGCAGGCCGGTTGATCCGGATCTAGCCGCCCGCCGCGGCAGCCAGATTCTGGATACCGCGGCAAAGATCTTCGCCCAACGAGGTTACGCCGGCACGGACATTCAGGTCGTCGCCGACGCGGTCGGCGTGGGAAAAGGGACGATCTACCGCTACTTCCCAAGCAAGGAAAAGCTGTTCCTTGCAGCGGCGGACCGGGGCATGCGTTGCATTCGCGAGTCCGTGGATGCCGCGATTGCCCCTGTTGAAGACCCGTTGGCGCGAATCGCAGCGGCGATCTCCGCATATCTGCAGTTCTTTGACGAACGTCCCGAGTTCGCCGAACTGGTCATCCAAGAGCGGGCGGTTTTCAAGGGAAGGAGGAAGCCCACCTACTTTGAACACCGTGAAGCCAATCTGGCCCGGTGGCGGCAACTCTACGTGGACCTGATCGCCGACGGAAGGGTCCGGGATCTGCCGGTGGAAGCGATTACGAGCGCGATCAGCAATCTCGCGTATGGAACCATGTTCACGAATTTCTTCGCGGGGCGAGTGAAACCGCCGGCCGAGCAGGCCAACGAAATCGTGGACATCGTTCTCAATGGCTTACTCTCTGACAAAGAGCGGCGGCGGCGCGCGACAGCGCCGGAGGCGGAATCACCATGA
- a CDS encoding efflux RND transporter periplasmic adaptor subunit: protein MNRHVRSSFVFRCLVVASAIAFGGCWCAGCNDTALSAAATSGNNTSDESAVPVSLAKAVREDVPIQVKAIGWAESMASVTIRSQVEGQLVGVHFDEGQQVKAGDLLFSIDRRPFAAALRLAEATLLKDQALALNAEQEYARIEGLFERNMAADRERDQAKANADSTRAQVEADRAAVDDARLRLEYCEIRSPIDGCAGNLLVDPGNIVKENETALVTINQLSPIYVNFSVAERHLPAVRKQLASGPLAVEAAFPNDARTRAEGKLTFIDNEVNTDSGMVLMKAVFQNDDLKFWPGRFVNVAVTLSMLRQAVVVPSPAIQTGQKGSFVFVAGKDNTVEMRSVTVGPNVADQTVIEAGVEVGDAVVTDGQLRLLPGSKVRAVEHSELPSVTAEGVPG, encoded by the coding sequence ATGAATCGACACGTACGGTCATCGTTCGTCTTTCGATGCCTTGTCGTGGCCAGCGCAATCGCGTTTGGCGGCTGTTGGTGCGCGGGATGCAACGACACGGCATTATCCGCAGCAGCGACGTCGGGCAACAACACCAGTGACGAGTCGGCCGTACCGGTGTCGCTGGCGAAAGCCGTTCGCGAGGATGTTCCCATCCAGGTCAAGGCGATCGGCTGGGCGGAGTCAATGGCGTCGGTCACGATCCGGTCGCAGGTCGAGGGTCAGCTTGTCGGGGTTCACTTCGATGAAGGACAGCAGGTCAAAGCGGGTGATCTGCTGTTCAGCATCGACCGGCGGCCGTTTGCAGCGGCGTTGCGGCTTGCGGAGGCAACGCTGCTGAAGGATCAGGCGCTGGCACTGAACGCCGAGCAGGAATACGCGCGGATTGAAGGTCTGTTCGAGCGGAACATGGCGGCGGACCGGGAGCGCGATCAGGCCAAGGCAAACGCGGATTCGACGCGGGCGCAGGTCGAGGCGGATCGGGCGGCAGTGGACGATGCGCGACTCCGCCTGGAATACTGCGAGATCCGCTCGCCGATCGACGGATGTGCGGGAAATCTGCTGGTGGACCCCGGGAACATCGTCAAAGAAAACGAGACCGCGCTCGTCACGATCAATCAGCTCAGTCCAATCTACGTGAACTTCTCCGTGGCCGAGCGGCACCTGCCCGCAGTCCGGAAGCAGTTGGCGTCGGGCCCGCTGGCCGTCGAGGCGGCGTTTCCCAACGACGCGCGTACCCGGGCGGAAGGCAAGCTCACGTTCATCGACAACGAGGTGAACACGGACAGCGGGATGGTGCTGATGAAGGCGGTCTTCCAGAACGATGACCTCAAGTTCTGGCCGGGACGGTTCGTCAATGTGGCAGTAACCCTCTCGATGCTGCGTCAGGCCGTTGTTGTGCCCTCCCCTGCTATTCAAACCGGGCAGAAGGGGAGCTTCGTCTTTGTGGCGGGGAAAGACAACACGGTGGAGATGCGGTCGGTGACGGTTGGCCCGAATGTGGCCGACCAGACGGTGATCGAAGCCGGCGTCGAGGTCGGGGACGCAGTGGTGACCGATGGGCAGTTGCGGTTGCTTCCCGGCTCGAAGGTGCGCGCGGTTGAACATTCCGAATTGCCGTCGGTAACCGCCGAAGGGGTACCCGGGTGA